From Pseudomonas sp. stari2, a single genomic window includes:
- a CDS encoding phosphate-starvation-inducible PsiE family protein, whose translation MTKRVLSEPDSSFKRFRVQWALMNAYEKFEQIIVFALSLIIASVILMSMLQLCRHLFPMLISGTIDPLEHDVFQSIFGSIFTVLIALEFKHSIVRPALRRNSIVQVKTVLLIALLALSRKFVILDSMTTPALTIAALGFATLVLGIVCWLLGKQVADSKVDGD comes from the coding sequence ATGACCAAGCGCGTGCTATCAGAACCAGATTCCTCTTTTAAGCGTTTCCGGGTGCAGTGGGCACTGATGAATGCTTATGAGAAGTTCGAGCAGATAATCGTTTTCGCCCTGAGCCTTATCATCGCCAGTGTGATCCTCATGTCGATGCTCCAGCTCTGTCGGCATTTGTTCCCCATGTTGATATCGGGAACAATCGATCCGCTCGAGCATGATGTGTTTCAGTCGATTTTTGGCTCGATCTTCACTGTCCTGATTGCGTTGGAGTTCAAGCATTCAATCGTTCGCCCGGCGTTACGACGTAACAGCATCGTCCAGGTGAAAACGGTTCTGCTGATCGCTCTGTTGGCCCTCAGTCGCAAATTCGTGATTCTGGATTCAATGACCACACCCGCCCTGACTATTGCCGCGCTGGGTTTCGCTACACTCGTGCTTGGCATCGTGTGCTGGCTTCTCGGCAAGCAGGTTGCCGATTCAAAGGTAGATGGAGACTAA
- a CDS encoding RraA family protein, translating to MSIGFQVLERARKVSAVWVARYRELPVANVSDSMNRMTAGGSRLRPMHREGVLAGPAVTVKARPGDNLMVHYAIDIAEPGDVIVVDAGGDLTNALIGEMMVAYAVKRGIAGIVINGAIRDAANIGSGDFPLFAAGVSHRGPYKDGPGEINVPIAIDGMVIEPGDLVIGDEDGLLCIPFDHVDEVFERATAKYAAEHKQMEQIAQGKNDRSWVLESLKKKGCQLPL from the coding sequence ATGAGCATTGGATTTCAGGTGCTGGAGCGCGCACGCAAAGTCAGCGCAGTATGGGTTGCACGCTATCGTGAGCTGCCGGTAGCCAACGTCAGCGACTCCATGAATCGCATGACGGCAGGCGGTTCTCGCCTGCGTCCCATGCACCGCGAAGGCGTGCTTGCTGGTCCCGCAGTGACTGTCAAGGCGCGTCCGGGAGACAACCTGATGGTGCATTACGCGATCGATATCGCTGAACCTGGCGATGTGATTGTGGTGGATGCGGGTGGCGATTTAACCAATGCGCTGATCGGTGAAATGATGGTCGCTTACGCGGTAAAACGCGGCATCGCCGGGATCGTCATCAATGGTGCCATTCGTGATGCAGCCAACATTGGTAGCGGTGACTTTCCGCTGTTCGCTGCCGGCGTATCGCATCGAGGCCCTTATAAGGACGGCCCTGGGGAAATCAACGTGCCGATTGCTATCGATGGTATGGTGATCGAACCGGGCGACCTGGTCATTGGCGATGAGGACGGCTTGCTGTGCATACCGTTTGACCATGTCGATGAAGTCTTTGAACGTGCGACGGCGAAATACGCAGCCGAGCACAAACAGATGGAGCAAATCGCCCAAGGCAAAAACGATCGCTCTTGGGTATTGGAATCTTTGAAAAAGAAAGGCTGCCAACTGCCGCTCTGA
- a CDS encoding hydroxyacid dehydrogenase codes for MSLTLLLTGPELAPEAMNLAAASGVRVIPTTPYLPAEELEAIIREQQPDAIIVRQGQLTGSMIKASKNLKAIAKHGVGYNTIDIETAAACGIPVSIAVGANAQSVAEHAFALIFSVARQTALLDARMRDGHWDKTEANGVELFGKTLGLVGLGSIGSILMDLVAPLRMKVKVFDPYLKELPARAHVEREEDFNRLLAESDVISLHCPLTETNHNLIGAAQLELMRPGSILINTARGELIDTQALVQALSERKIAGAGLDTFNPEPPPADSPLWGLPTLVATPHVGANTSEARDRVGVVALRQILDVCAGRPLEPRSVVNRHLLNC; via the coding sequence ATGTCCCTGACCCTTCTGCTGACCGGCCCTGAACTTGCCCCGGAAGCCATGAACCTGGCCGCCGCCTCTGGCGTGCGGGTTATTCCAACCACGCCCTATCTGCCGGCCGAAGAGCTGGAAGCCATCATTCGCGAGCAGCAACCTGATGCGATCATCGTCCGCCAGGGGCAACTGACCGGGTCGATGATCAAAGCCTCGAAAAACTTGAAAGCAATTGCCAAACACGGCGTCGGCTACAACACCATCGACATCGAAACCGCTGCCGCTTGCGGTATTCCGGTCAGCATTGCCGTTGGCGCCAATGCCCAGTCAGTGGCCGAGCACGCCTTCGCCTTGATTTTCAGTGTCGCTAGACAAACGGCGCTGCTGGATGCGCGGATGCGCGACGGTCATTGGGACAAGACCGAGGCGAACGGTGTGGAGTTGTTCGGCAAGACACTGGGCCTTGTCGGGCTGGGCTCGATCGGCAGCATCCTGATGGATTTGGTCGCGCCCCTGCGTATGAAGGTGAAGGTCTTTGACCCCTACCTCAAAGAGCTGCCAGCGCGCGCGCACGTGGAACGCGAAGAAGACTTCAATCGTTTACTGGCCGAGAGCGATGTCATCAGCCTGCACTGCCCGCTGACCGAGACCAATCACAATCTGATCGGCGCGGCGCAACTCGAACTCATGCGTCCCGGCAGTATCCTGATCAATACCGCAAGAGGTGAACTGATTGATACCCAGGCACTGGTGCAAGCACTGAGCGAGCGTAAAATTGCCGGTGCCGGACTGGATACTTTCAATCCCGAGCCACCACCTGCAGATAGCCCTTTGTGGGGTCTGCCTACGCTGGTGGCGACTCCCCATGTCGGCGCCAACACCTCGGAGGCCCGTGATCGCGTCGGTGTTGTCGCGTTGCGCCAGATCCTGGACGTCTGCGCAGGTCGGCCATTGGAGCCACGCAGCGTGGTCAACCGACACCTGCTCAACTGCTGA
- a CDS encoding PLD nuclease N-terminal domain-containing protein — protein sequence MSQALSYFAIAVAVIILLVDLWAIVSVFRSDKTVGAKAAWAIGLIVFPVVGLIVWGVAGPRGIKEGPSSPEHSKG from the coding sequence ATGTCGCAAGCGCTCAGCTATTTCGCGATTGCCGTCGCGGTGATCATTTTGCTGGTTGACCTGTGGGCTATCGTCAGCGTGTTTCGCAGCGACAAGACGGTAGGGGCCAAAGCAGCCTGGGCTATTGGGCTTATCGTCTTTCCGGTTGTCGGGTTAATCGTTTGGGGTGTTGCAGGGCCTCGTGGAATCAAAGAAGGGCCATCGTCGCCCGAACACAGCAAAGGATAA
- a CDS encoding putative quinol monooxygenase — translation MVKVALFVRLEAKPGKEKEVESFLLGGLSIVEEEPATTAWFAIRLGPSTFGIFDAFPDEAGRQAHLSGKVAAALMARATELFAEPPAIEKIDVLAAKLPG, via the coding sequence ATGGTCAAAGTAGCGTTGTTCGTTCGCCTGGAAGCAAAACCCGGGAAAGAGAAGGAGGTAGAGAGCTTTCTCTTGGGCGGCCTTTCAATAGTGGAGGAGGAGCCAGCCACAACAGCTTGGTTCGCTATCCGCTTGGGGCCTTCCACTTTTGGCATATTTGACGCCTTCCCGGATGAAGCAGGCCGGCAGGCTCATCTTTCGGGCAAGGTCGCAGCGGCGCTTATGGCGAGGGCTACCGAGCTGTTTGCCGAACCACCTGCCATCGAAAAAATTGACGTCCTTGCGGCTAAACTACCTGGCTAA
- a CDS encoding iron-containing redox enzyme family protein, with product MTSIECLSETRVAPREGLTRPNREVYERLLKEEPEADAIASAFLKRHLASTHNIANELPEDPEQLFAWSQNRCAAVAEQYASYLASRQAGAGRQYFQSTSHALYFLKHVGPTKLVDGAWLAGGLQHWQDVRFDHLLEIYLEELGDGVPSQNHVRIYRQLLAGHTCDDLSDLGDEYFLQGALQLALGRCTDSMLPEVIGYNLGYEQLPLHLLISAYELRELGIDPHYFRLHVTIDNASTGHAHRAVRALHDLLPPGQQRAAFYRRVTQGYRLNDLGSGSTAVIQGFDLQHEVLTMLERKAVFGRHMHSDYCRIENRTINQWLATPGQMDAFLDALIHKGWIKRGEDPAESRFWQLIDGSHAVMFGVFSPYEKQLMHDWIAVGWQDLGKRARVPLKSVGDRVEEASDSETEALQKSLQAQSPAEQMKTLIPWLAPQHHWRPAGLFATRRFIELRKLIR from the coding sequence ATGACATCAATAGAGTGCCTGAGCGAAACACGAGTAGCGCCCCGCGAGGGGTTGACCCGACCAAATCGCGAGGTCTATGAACGCCTGCTCAAGGAGGAACCCGAGGCCGATGCCATTGCCTCCGCGTTTCTCAAGCGACATTTAGCGAGTACCCACAACATTGCCAATGAGTTGCCCGAAGATCCGGAGCAACTTTTCGCATGGTCGCAAAACCGTTGCGCCGCCGTTGCTGAACAGTACGCAAGCTATCTGGCATCACGTCAGGCTGGGGCAGGGCGCCAATACTTCCAGAGCACATCCCATGCGCTGTATTTTTTGAAGCATGTCGGCCCGACGAAACTGGTCGATGGCGCTTGGTTGGCGGGGGGGCTGCAACACTGGCAGGACGTCCGCTTCGATCACTTGCTGGAGATCTATCTCGAAGAACTGGGTGATGGCGTACCAAGCCAAAATCATGTGCGGATCTACCGTCAACTGCTGGCCGGGCATACCTGCGACGACCTGTCTGACCTGGGTGATGAATATTTTCTGCAAGGCGCGCTACAACTGGCGCTGGGCCGTTGCACCGATTCGATGCTGCCTGAGGTCATCGGGTACAACCTTGGCTATGAGCAACTGCCGCTGCATCTGCTGATCAGCGCTTACGAACTGCGTGAGCTGGGCATCGACCCGCATTACTTCCGCCTGCATGTGACCATCGATAACGCCAGCACCGGGCATGCACACCGTGCGGTGCGGGCGCTGCACGATCTGTTGCCGCCGGGGCAGCAGCGGGCTGCATTCTACAGACGCGTGACCCAGGGCTATCGCTTGAACGATCTTGGATCAGGTTCGACAGCCGTCATTCAGGGTTTCGACTTGCAGCACGAGGTGCTGACGATGCTGGAACGCAAAGCCGTGTTCGGGCGCCATATGCATTCGGACTACTGCCGAATCGAAAACCGCACCATCAATCAATGGCTGGCGACACCTGGGCAGATGGACGCCTTTCTGGATGCGTTGATCCACAAAGGCTGGATCAAGCGGGGTGAGGATCCAGCCGAAAGCCGTTTCTGGCAACTGATCGACGGTAGCCACGCGGTGATGTTCGGTGTGTTCAGTCCTTACGAAAAACAACTGATGCACGACTGGATCGCCGTCGGCTGGCAGGACCTTGGAAAACGCGCACGGGTGCCACTCAAGTCTGTGGGTGATCGAGTTGAAGAGGCCAGCGATAGCGAGACCGAGGCCTTGCAGAAGTCTCTGCAAGCGCAGTCACCGGCCGAACAGATGAAAACCCTGATCCCATGGCTCGCGCCGCAACACCATTGGCGTCCGGCAGGACTGTTTGCCACCCGCCGCTTCATTGAACTGCGCAAACTCATACGCTGA
- a CDS encoding cytochrome d ubiquinol oxidase subunit II: MYWRTVDELQQRSALQARVLALVTAGLLIVLVVWTTTLHAQYARRLTSPWIGLPALSILCGLFAGFALGFRSRFDCMPLFAALGVFVLAFGLVLAALYPLIIPPDLTLQVATSSPNSQVFMLAGFTVLVPITLIYNTYGFRVFSGKIGTPPQR; this comes from the coding sequence TTGTATTGGCGCACTGTCGATGAGCTGCAGCAACGCTCTGCGCTTCAGGCCCGGGTGCTGGCGTTGGTGACTGCAGGGTTGCTGATCGTTCTGGTGGTCTGGACGACGACATTGCATGCGCAATATGCCCGACGCCTGACATCGCCGTGGATTGGTTTGCCTGCGTTGTCGATTCTTTGCGGATTGTTTGCGGGTTTTGCGCTGGGGTTTCGGAGCCGCTTCGATTGCATGCCGCTGTTCGCGGCGTTGGGCGTTTTTGTCCTGGCGTTTGGCCTGGTGCTGGCGGCGCTTTACCCGTTGATCATTCCTCCTGACCTGACGCTGCAAGTGGCGACGTCGAGCCCCAATAGCCAAGTGTTCATGCTGGCAGGCTTCACAGTACTGGTACCGATCACCTTGATCTACAACACCTACGGTTTCCGTGTTTTCAGTGGCAAGATCGGTACTCCGCCTCAACGTTGA
- a CDS encoding thiamine pyrophosphate-requiring protein: MTVTVGNFLIERLSQWGVTRIFGYPGDGINGVFGALSRAGGKIEFVQARHEEMAAFMASAHAKFTGELGVCIATSGPGASHLITGLYDARLDHMPVLAIVGQQARTALGGHYQQELDLVSMFKDVAGAFVQQASAASQVRHLLDRAVRTAVGERRVTALILPNDLQDIEYKAPARAHGTAHSGIGYSKPKVLPYDADLQRAADVLNTGEKVAILVGAGALHASDQVFAIAEKLGAGVAKALLGKAVLPDELPWVTGCIGLLGTEPSYKLMSECDTLLMIGSGFPYAEFLPKEGQARGVQIDLQPDMLSLRYPMEVNLTGDAAETLAALAPLLEHKPLRKWRKKIEGWRATWDKTLEKRAMAKADPVNPQRVVYELSPRLPEQAIITSDSGSCANWFARDLKIRKGMKCSLSGGLASMGAAVPYAIAAKFAFPQRPVIALVGDGAMQMNNMAELITVAKYWRQWDSPKWICAVFNNEDLNQVTWEQRVMEGDPKFVASQSIPDVPYHLFAISIGLKGIFVDREEDVAAAWEQALASDVPVVIEFKTDPNVPPLPPHIKLEQAKKFATTLLKGDPDEVGVIVQTAKQVLGAVLPGKSK, from the coding sequence ATGACGGTGACAGTGGGTAATTTTTTGATCGAGCGTCTCAGCCAATGGGGTGTGACGCGAATTTTTGGTTATCCGGGCGACGGTATCAACGGTGTCTTCGGTGCGTTGAGCCGGGCGGGCGGCAAGATCGAATTCGTTCAGGCACGGCACGAAGAAATGGCGGCGTTCATGGCGTCCGCCCATGCCAAATTCACCGGCGAACTGGGGGTGTGCATCGCCACATCCGGCCCCGGTGCTTCCCACTTGATCACCGGACTGTACGACGCCCGGCTGGACCACATGCCGGTGCTGGCGATTGTCGGGCAACAGGCGCGCACGGCACTGGGCGGCCATTATCAACAAGAACTCGATCTGGTCTCGATGTTCAAGGATGTCGCCGGGGCATTTGTGCAACAGGCCTCGGCGGCTTCCCAGGTTCGACACTTGCTGGACCGCGCAGTACGTACAGCGGTTGGCGAGCGGCGGGTGACGGCGCTGATACTGCCGAACGACTTGCAGGATATCGAGTACAAAGCGCCGGCGCGGGCTCACGGCACCGCGCATTCGGGGATTGGTTACAGCAAGCCGAAGGTGCTGCCTTACGACGCGGATCTGCAACGTGCCGCCGATGTACTGAATACGGGGGAGAAGGTTGCGATTCTGGTGGGCGCCGGTGCGCTGCACGCCAGCGATCAAGTGTTCGCGATTGCCGAAAAACTGGGTGCCGGGGTAGCGAAGGCGCTGCTCGGTAAAGCCGTGTTGCCGGACGAGTTGCCTTGGGTCACGGGTTGTATCGGTCTGCTCGGCACAGAACCGAGCTACAAACTGATGTCTGAATGCGACACCTTGCTGATGATCGGATCGGGCTTTCCTTACGCCGAATTCCTGCCGAAAGAAGGGCAGGCGCGCGGTGTCCAGATCGACTTGCAGCCAGACATGCTCAGCCTGCGCTACCCGATGGAAGTGAACCTGACCGGCGATGCGGCCGAGACCCTGGCGGCACTGGCGCCGTTGCTCGAACACAAGCCGCTGCGCAAGTGGCGTAAAAAGATCGAAGGCTGGCGGGCGACGTGGGATAAAACTCTTGAGAAGCGCGCCATGGCCAAAGCAGACCCGGTCAACCCGCAACGGGTTGTGTATGAGTTGTCACCGCGCTTGCCCGAGCAAGCCATCATCACCAGCGACTCCGGCTCTTGCGCCAACTGGTTCGCCCGTGACCTGAAAATCCGCAAGGGCATGAAGTGCTCGCTTTCCGGTGGTCTGGCGTCCATGGGCGCCGCCGTGCCGTACGCCATCGCGGCAAAGTTCGCCTTCCCGCAACGCCCGGTGATTGCCTTGGTGGGCGATGGTGCCATGCAGATGAACAACATGGCTGAACTGATAACGGTCGCCAAATACTGGCGACAGTGGGATAGCCCGAAGTGGATCTGCGCCGTGTTCAACAATGAGGATTTGAATCAGGTCACCTGGGAACAGCGTGTGATGGAGGGCGATCCGAAATTCGTAGCCTCGCAGAGTATTCCGGATGTGCCTTACCACCTGTTCGCCATTTCCATCGGCCTCAAAGGCATCTTCGTTGATCGCGAGGAAGATGTGGCCGCTGCCTGGGAACAGGCGCTGGCTTCGGACGTACCGGTCGTCATCGAGTTCAAGACCGACCCGAATGTGCCGCCGTTGCCACCCCATATCAAGCTGGAACAAGCGAAGAAATTCGCTACCACTTTGCTAAAGGGCGACCCCGACGAAGTGGGCGTCATCGTGCAAACGGCCAAACAGGTCCTGGGAGCGGTATTGCCCGGCAAATCCAAATAG
- a CDS encoding hemerythrin domain-containing protein codes for MNAIDLLKTDHEKVKGILNQLSDSTDRALKKRADLLDKLELEITIHTQLEEQILYPAFKEAGGKEQDEMYYEAKEEHRTVDSLVLPDLKSTDPSTPEFAGRVKVVKELLEHHIEEEETEMFPQARKLLGKAKLEELGKEMEVMKASLKKSLSGSNMAA; via the coding sequence ATGAACGCCATCGACCTTCTCAAAACAGACCACGAAAAAGTAAAAGGCATCCTTAACCAACTCAGTGATTCCACGGATCGCGCGTTAAAAAAACGCGCCGATTTGCTGGACAAGCTGGAGCTTGAAATTACGATCCATACTCAGCTCGAAGAGCAGATTCTGTATCCGGCTTTCAAGGAAGCAGGGGGTAAAGAGCAGGATGAGATGTACTACGAGGCGAAGGAGGAACATCGCACCGTTGATTCACTGGTATTGCCTGACCTGAAATCCACTGACCCCTCCACACCCGAATTCGCCGGCCGTGTGAAAGTGGTCAAAGAACTTCTGGAACACCATATCGAAGAAGAGGAAACCGAGATGTTTCCCCAAGCCAGAAAGCTTCTGGGCAAGGCAAAGCTCGAAGAGCTGGGTAAGGAAATGGAAGTGATGAAGGCTTCTCTCAAGAAAAGTCTCAGCGGGTCGAATATGGCGGCCTGA
- a CDS encoding methyltransferase — translation MSIQQRVDRELIELGVRLRQNGYRFITPTPLTHERVMQRADRLMAKDQRDVFGWSMPFDQRLFGTEQFQALERAGILEQQDGQWRSTVRWSSLNDLLFVHSSFPTTQNDAVFFGPDTYRFAHAIEAHLQQRTAPVKRAVDIGCGAGVGAVLIARAQPQAQTVAVDINPRALRLTAVNAELAGTDNIAIYHSDLLASVEGQFDLVVANPPYMNDQQQRAYRHGGGVLGEALSVRIVREALPRLSPGGTLLLYTGVAMVRGADPFLAMIESLPGNDFSWTYAELDPDVFGEELLKPGYEQVERIAVTLLTVTRN, via the coding sequence ATGTCGATACAACAGCGAGTCGACCGTGAATTGATCGAGCTGGGCGTGCGCTTGCGCCAGAACGGTTACCGATTCATCACCCCGACACCGTTGACGCATGAGCGGGTCATGCAACGGGCGGACAGGCTTATGGCCAAGGATCAGCGCGATGTTTTCGGGTGGTCGATGCCGTTCGATCAACGGCTTTTCGGGACCGAGCAATTTCAGGCACTGGAACGCGCGGGCATTCTCGAGCAGCAAGACGGGCAGTGGCGAAGCACCGTTCGCTGGTCATCGCTGAACGACCTGTTGTTCGTTCACTCGTCTTTTCCGACTACGCAAAATGACGCGGTGTTTTTTGGGCCGGACACTTATCGATTTGCCCATGCGATCGAGGCACACCTGCAACAGCGAACGGCACCCGTCAAGCGTGCGGTGGACATCGGCTGTGGCGCCGGCGTCGGCGCGGTGCTGATTGCAAGGGCACAGCCGCAGGCTCAGACAGTTGCAGTGGATATCAACCCGCGTGCGTTACGGTTGACGGCCGTCAACGCCGAGTTGGCCGGCACGGACAATATCGCCATTTACCATAGTGATTTGCTCGCCAGTGTCGAAGGGCAGTTTGACCTGGTGGTAGCCAATCCTCCGTACATGAACGACCAACAACAACGCGCCTATCGGCACGGCGGCGGGGTGCTGGGTGAAGCCTTATCAGTGCGCATCGTGCGTGAGGCGTTGCCGCGTTTGAGTCCTGGTGGAACGTTGCTGCTGTACACCGGCGTCGCCATGGTGCGCGGCGCTGACCCTTTTCTGGCCATGATCGAATCGTTGCCCGGCAATGATTTCAGTTGGACTTATGCAGAGCTCGATCCGGATGTCTTTGGTGAAGAACTGCTCAAACCTGGCTACGAACAGGTCGAGCGTATCGCCGTGACGCTGCTGACGGTGACTCGAAACTAA
- the fahA gene encoding fumarylacetoacetase codes for MHMNSWVSSANGHPDFSLANLPFGVFSVAGGERRTGVAIGDRIYDLQVALQAGLFTGVAEEVATAAVGGSLNGFFARSRQDRKALRDRLTTLLREDAQDIQVQQRLAEVLLVPAANCQLHVPACIQDYTDFYVGIHHAENVGKLFRPDSPLMPNYKHVPIGYHGRASTIIASGQAFVRPCGQIKLPDNELPIYSPSRRLDYELEVGLWIGSGNELGEPIDIRDAREHIAGLCLLNDWSARDIQAWEYQPLGPFLSKSFASTISPWVVMAEALEPFRCAQPLRPAGDPDPLPYLYDVEDQNSGAFDIQLEVLILTARMREEGATPFRLSLSNTLNMYFTFAQLVAHHTVNGCQLNPGDFFGTGTLSGPTPESLGSLLEMTEGGKYPITLPNGETRIFLEDGDEIILKARCERDGVGSIGFGECRAVVLPAWERHRDTTCTE; via the coding sequence ATGCACATGAATAGCTGGGTATCTTCGGCCAACGGCCATCCTGATTTTTCACTTGCCAACCTGCCATTCGGTGTATTCAGTGTTGCTGGAGGTGAACGCCGTACGGGTGTCGCGATCGGTGACCGGATCTATGACCTTCAGGTTGCGCTACAGGCAGGCTTGTTCACCGGTGTAGCCGAAGAGGTTGCCACGGCGGCAGTGGGCGGTTCTCTCAACGGTTTTTTCGCGCGCTCAAGACAAGACCGCAAAGCATTGCGCGATCGTCTGACCACACTGCTTCGTGAGGACGCCCAGGACATTCAGGTTCAACAGCGGCTGGCAGAGGTCCTGTTGGTGCCGGCCGCCAACTGCCAGTTGCATGTGCCGGCCTGTATTCAGGACTACACCGACTTCTACGTTGGCATCCATCATGCCGAGAACGTCGGCAAGCTGTTTCGACCCGACAGCCCGTTGATGCCCAACTATAAACACGTACCCATCGGTTACCACGGTCGCGCCTCGACAATCATTGCCTCTGGCCAGGCGTTCGTTCGCCCCTGCGGGCAGATCAAACTTCCCGACAACGAGCTGCCGATCTACTCGCCAAGCCGGCGCCTGGACTACGAGCTTGAAGTCGGACTCTGGATCGGGTCCGGAAATGAGCTGGGCGAGCCCATCGATATTCGTGATGCACGCGAGCACATCGCCGGACTGTGCCTGCTCAATGACTGGTCGGCACGTGATATCCAGGCTTGGGAATATCAGCCACTGGGCCCGTTCCTGTCGAAAAGCTTCGCTTCGACCATTTCACCCTGGGTCGTAATGGCTGAAGCGTTGGAGCCATTCCGCTGTGCCCAGCCTTTGAGACCGGCGGGCGACCCTGACCCGTTACCATATTTGTATGACGTGGAAGACCAGAACAGCGGTGCCTTCGATATCCAGCTCGAAGTATTGATCCTCACCGCTCGAATGCGAGAGGAGGGCGCTACCCCGTTCCGCCTTAGCCTCAGCAATACACTGAACATGTACTTCACATTCGCACAGTTGGTTGCACATCACACGGTGAACGGTTGCCAGCTCAATCCTGGTGATTTTTTCGGCACGGGAACGCTGTCAGGTCCAACACCGGAGTCGCTGGGTTCGTTGCTTGAAATGACCGAGGGAGGCAAATATCCGATTACACTGCCGAACGGTGAGACGCGCATCTTCCTGGAGGACGGTGACGAGATCATCCTCAAGGCGCGCTGCGAACGTGACGGGGTTGGCTCGATCGGTTTCGGTGAATGCCGGGCCGTCGTACTGCCAGCATGGGAACGTCACCGTGATACCACCTGCACCGAATGA
- a CDS encoding MFS transporter, whose amino-acid sequence MSNPHSSRSARWPAPVRALASRNFQIYFVGQGISTLGKWVQQVALAWLAYHLTGSAVLLGLITFLSLAPQLLIGPLAGAWIDRHDKRRLLIGVQIMLIAQSLTLAVMTQFGWNDGTSIACMALLLGLLNAVETPLRQALIGSFVDDPADLPNALVLNAMLINAARFAGPPLAGTLIAMTSEASCFLLTAFAYLALMFGLINVRATVSPKASGSTSQVFREGLAYLWRTVSVRQLMISVIMVNLLASCYASLLPILAKTVYAGDARILGWLWGAAGAGAFVATLVLAFNGTLSRLRYFMDGGALVCGFALLGVFLAANLPMALTGLVLLGFGITLSNVSTNMQLQSGAPGVLRGRVVAFYIAMRFGFEAVGGMLAGLVAAHFGAPATLGIAGGILLLYLMVSIGGRLRARRLKS is encoded by the coding sequence TTGTCCAACCCGCATTCTTCCCGCTCTGCACGCTGGCCGGCTCCGGTCAGGGCGCTGGCCAGTCGAAATTTCCAGATCTATTTCGTCGGGCAAGGCATTTCGACGTTGGGCAAATGGGTGCAGCAGGTCGCTCTGGCCTGGCTGGCCTATCATCTGACCGGCTCGGCGGTACTGCTCGGTCTGATCACTTTTCTTTCCCTCGCACCTCAACTTCTCATCGGACCGCTCGCGGGTGCCTGGATCGATCGTCATGACAAAAGACGACTACTGATCGGCGTCCAGATAATGCTGATAGCCCAATCGCTCACACTTGCCGTCATGACTCAGTTCGGCTGGAACGATGGAACCTCCATTGCATGCATGGCATTGCTGCTGGGGTTGCTGAATGCTGTAGAAACGCCGTTGCGACAGGCGTTGATCGGTAGCTTCGTTGATGATCCGGCCGATTTGCCCAATGCGTTGGTGCTCAATGCCATGTTGATCAACGCGGCGAGATTTGCAGGACCTCCTCTGGCGGGCACCCTTATCGCGATGACCAGCGAAGCGAGCTGCTTTCTCCTGACGGCATTTGCCTATCTGGCCCTGATGTTCGGGCTGATCAACGTCAGGGCGACGGTGTCACCCAAAGCGAGCGGTTCGACCTCTCAGGTTTTCCGCGAAGGGCTGGCGTACCTCTGGCGTACGGTGAGCGTCCGGCAACTGATGATCAGCGTGATCATGGTGAACCTTTTGGCATCTTGCTACGCCTCGCTTTTACCCATTCTTGCCAAGACTGTTTATGCCGGTGATGCAAGGATTCTCGGCTGGTTATGGGGAGCCGCCGGCGCCGGTGCCTTCGTAGCTACCCTGGTTTTAGCCTTCAATGGAACGCTGTCACGGTTGCGATACTTCATGGACGGCGGCGCGCTTGTGTGCGGCTTCGCGTTGCTGGGCGTGTTCCTCGCTGCGAACCTTCCTATGGCACTGACAGGCTTGGTCCTGCTGGGTTTCGGCATCACGCTGAGCAACGTCAGTACGAACATGCAACTGCAGAGCGGGGCGCCAGGCGTGCTTCGGGGGCGAGTTGTCGCTTTCTACATCGCCATGCGCTTCGGATTCGAAGCGGTAGGCGGGATGTTGGCAGGCCTGGTCGCCGCGCATTTTGGAGCACCGGCCACGCTGGGTATTGCCGGAGGAATTTTACTGCTCTATCTGATGGTCAGCATTGGCGGGCGCTTGCGAGCGCGCCGGTTGAAATCATGA